Genomic window (Kosakonia sp. BYX6):
AACGCCGTCATCGCACCCGACGAGCAGTACGGAGAGCAACATCGCTCCCAGCACATGCAGATGAAAATTAACCCAAGATTTTTGCAGGCTCATTATTTTTATTCCGGTAGTTGTGCCGCCGGGCAAGACGCAGTGGGAGACGCCGCGCCATTTCCTTTGTCCGGGCTGGCTTAAGGCCATTTGTGTCGTTCATCGCCACAAAACTGTAACAGTTGCGGATACACTATTTCGGCGATTGTAGGGAGGCGCTAAATTAAGTGCAAGAATAATAGATACGCTTTATGTGCTGTTTCTGGCAGAGGCAAAAGACGCGTTTCCGGCAAGGATTTAATGCACTAGACAAAAATGCTGTTAATAGTTGTGTGGGGAAACAAGGTAAACACTGGCGCATTTATTCACGCACAAAAGCAGCAAAAATCGGTCGAGCGCTTATCCAGCACTCGGCGCATGGCGCCGCAGTTCGGCGGCGCTGAAATGTGGCAATTACGCCAGCAAGCAGGTCATCTTCAATACAATCTTTCCCTGAATGCCACCCTGTGCGGCTCGCGCATGCGCCGCTGATGCCATTGATAACGGATATGTGCTGTCAATGACCACCCGAACAACGCCTTCCTCGAGTAAACGTCCAGCTTCCTGCAATTGCGCACCGTTAGAACGAACCTGCGTTGATGACACGAGAATTCCTTTTTCGCTGGCTTCAGCGTACCCGGAGAAACCCAGAGGATTAACAAGAAACAACGCGCCACCTCGCTGGATGATGCTCAGGAAGCGCTCCATGTTAGTTCCCCCAACAGCATCAATGACGAGATCGACATCTCTCGCAACTGTTTCCACCGCGGTTTTGGTGTAATCGACAAACTCATCCGCGCCTAAACTGCGTAACAGCGCCTCATTTTTGCCTGAAGCAACGGCAATTACCCGCGCCCCTTTCCATCTGGCTAGCTGAACAGCCAGGTGACCGACTCCTCCACCAGCACCATTAACAAGCACCGTGCGACCTTCAAGTGGCACAGGTTTATGCGGATTGGGCTGGAATGGATTTGGCGCACCATGACCCAGGTCAACCAAAAACTGCCAGGCCGTGAGCAGTGACATTGGTGCAGCGGCAGCATGTATGTGGTCAATTCCCTTCGGTTTTAGCGCTAACTCAGATACAGGGACACTGACGTAATCTGCATAAGCGCCGCTTCCCTGCATAATATCTTCCGGGAAACGCACCATAGAAAAGACGTCGTCTCCAATATCAAAACCGGAAACATCTTCTCCGACCCTGGCAACCACACCCGAGATATCAGTACCCAGGATAAGAGGAAAGTTGGAGCCAGGTTGCCATTCAGGCGGCAGCGTCCTGTAACCATCACGCAGATATAAATCTGGAGGATTCAGGCTGGCGGCAAGCACCCGAACAAGGACATCATTTCTGCCAATAACCGGCAGAGGCGCTGCTTCATATTTCAGGACGTCGGGGCCACCAAAAGCATGGAGCTGAACGGCTTTCATCATATTCATCATCACAATCTCTCTCAAAATGTCATTTCGTTCGCAAATAATATGACCAATGAGATGGGTTGATAATGGGGGTGTGATTCGCTTTAATCATGCCATGAAGGAACAAATAGCATTTGAAAGACTCACCGGTTTAATCGCATTTGCCCGCGCAGGCTCGCTAGGCAGTTATACTGCCGCCGCGCGTTCGCTTTCTGTTTCTCCCTCTGCGATCAGCAAAAGTATTCAACGCCTGGAAAAACGTCTTGGCATCCGTCTGTTTACGCGAACAACCCGTTCGCTGGTCTTAACCGCTGAAGGTCGTGATTTACACGAGCGTGCGCTTCGCTTGCTGCAGGATGCTGAAGAAATTGAGCAGGTTGCCAGGAGCGCGCAAGCAGAACCTGCGGGAACGTTAAAAATTGCCGCATCATTTCCCGTTGGTCTGCACATCATCGTGCCACTTCTTCCTGCCTTTAGCGCAAAACACCCAAGGGTGACAATTGACTTACGGTTAAGCGATCGCGTGGTGAATATCGTTGAAGACAACATCGATATTGCGATACGGATGGGCGAGCTCGCTGATTCAAGCCTGATATCGCGCCGTCTTCCTCGTTATCAAATCGGCTGCTATGCCTCCCCGGACTATTTGGCGGCCCATGGATATCCTGATCATCCCGAACAATTAACGGATCACAAAACGGTAAACCTGCGTTACCAGAATACCGGACAACGCTTTCGCTGGCCGTTCCGGTTTGGCGGCAGGGAGGTAGAGATTGTGCCGTCATCCGGCGTCATCGTTGATGCGAGTGAAGCAGTGTTGGCCGCAGTGGCTGCTGGTGCCGGTATTGGCATGGTGGCAAGCTTTATGGCTGAATCCTGGGTCAAAAGAGGGGACATCATCCCTGTACTTTCTGAATTTGCAGTGAACCGGGATAATATTACGGTTTTATGGCATGAAAGCCGGCGCACTAACCCAGCCGTACGGGCATTTCTTGATTGGCTCATCGAACAGGTCTGCATCCCTCAAGTCTGAAATTGAATGTGTTCAAATCAGCAAAATAGGTAAGAGTACGTCTGTATGTCCGGCTATTCAGGCTCCAGTGCAAAATGCCCGCACTGTTACCTGATTTCCTGTCGTTAGCGATCTTAATCGGCTCATGATTTGAGCCGATTAAGGCACAGAGTTACACCGTCGGGAGGGTACCGCCATCTATCACATATTCGGTACCGGTGATGGCTGCAGCATGAGATGACGCGAGGAAGGCAATGAGCGTCGCCACTTCATCAGGCTTCGACGGACGCCCCAGCGGAATGCCACCGAGAGCATTCATGATTATCTGCTTACCGCCTTCGTAATCCGTTCCAGCCTGCTGCGCCAGTCGCTCCGCCAACGCCACCGACGCTTCGGTTTCGATCCAGCCGGGCGCAACGCGAACCACCCGAACTCCCTTAGGCGATACCTCTTTCGACAGACTTTTGCTGTACGCCGACAGCGCCGCTTTGGCCGCCGCATAGCCGGTGGTCGATTCCGGTAACGGCAGTTTACGCTGGATAGAGGTGACGTGAATGATCACCCCGCCCCCCTGTGCCAGCATCCCTGGTAACAGCGCGCGATCTAAGCGCACCGCTGGCAACAGATTAAGATTGAGTTCCTGCTGCCACACTTCTTCACTCAGCGCCGCAAAGCCACCGCCGGGTGCGGTAGAACCGCCCGCCACATGGATGATGGCGTCGACACCTCCCAGGTGCGCCTGAACGGCTTCCACCACTGAGGCACACCCCGTGATCGTCGTGAGGTCCGCTGCCACGAAGGCGTCTGCGACGCACTCTGTGGGCGCGTGGCGCGCGGTGGTTAACACCCTGGCACCCAGCTGTTTCAACAACCCGACGACCGCTTTGCCGACGCCTTTGGTACCCGCGGTAACCAGCACGCGTTTATCCTGGAAATCAAGATCCAACGGCATCAGACAATCTCCAGAGTGTTGATCTTGTCGCCGACCAGGCCGAAAGCATGCTTAAGCACTACCGGGCTGCCGGGAAAATTACCGACGACATTCGAGGTGACCGTCACCCGGTTACCTTTAGTGAGAACCTGAATCGGCTCAACGCTGTAGTCAAACGCGGCCTGCACGGCACGCTGCCATGCCTCGATCGCCGCGTGCCCCCGATGGATTTTACCTTCGTCGATCACAACGGCATCGGCGGTGAAACAGTGCTTAATTGTGGCGATATCGGCCCCGTTGCTAATTGAGAAATAGACAGAAATAGGGTGTGGTAACGATAATGGCATGGCTCTGTACTCCCGTTATTTACAGTACGGGCATTTTCAACATAGGCTGTGGAATTGACAAGTACGCACAAAAAAGTGAGTTGCTGAATTATGAGTAAGTTATATAGCCCAGAAACTGCCGCAAGCGGTGTGGAGCACGTCCTGCGGTTGCTGGAAGGCCGCTGGAAATTAATCATCCTTTTTCATTTGTTCGACGGGAAGGTACAGCGCTATTCCGATTTTGAAAAACTGATCCCCGGTATTTCTCAGAAGATGCTGGCGCAGCAACTGCGACAGTTGGAAGCCGATGGGATCGTGTCACGGACGGTGTATCCTCAAGTGCCGCCGAAAGTGGAATATCGACTCACTGAGTGGGGGCAAGCGCTGTGCCCTGCGCTTGATGCCATGCTGAAATGGGCGGAAAAACGCGAAGTTTAAGTAGCATTAAGTGAAAGCAGTTACGTTTCAACATCGGGCATTGCTAACAGCGATACAGTAACTGGCCGGTAAACCCGCGTCGCT
Coding sequences:
- a CDS encoding NADP-dependent oxidoreductase; the encoded protein is MMNMMKAVQLHAFGGPDVLKYEAAPLPVIGRNDVLVRVLAASLNPPDLYLRDGYRTLPPEWQPGSNFPLILGTDISGVVARVGEDVSGFDIGDDVFSMVRFPEDIMQGSGAYADYVSVPVSELALKPKGIDHIHAAAAPMSLLTAWQFLVDLGHGAPNPFQPNPHKPVPLEGRTVLVNGAGGGVGHLAVQLARWKGARVIAVASGKNEALLRSLGADEFVDYTKTAVETVARDVDLVIDAVGGTNMERFLSIIQRGGALFLVNPLGFSGYAEASEKGILVSSTQVRSNGAQLQEAGRLLEEGVVRVVIDSTYPLSMASAAHARAAQGGIQGKIVLKMTCLLA
- a CDS encoding LysR family transcriptional regulator, yielding MKEQIAFERLTGLIAFARAGSLGSYTAAARSLSVSPSAISKSIQRLEKRLGIRLFTRTTRSLVLTAEGRDLHERALRLLQDAEEIEQVARSAQAEPAGTLKIAASFPVGLHIIVPLLPAFSAKHPRVTIDLRLSDRVVNIVEDNIDIAIRMGELADSSLISRRLPRYQIGCYASPDYLAAHGYPDHPEQLTDHKTVNLRYQNTGQRFRWPFRFGGREVEIVPSSGVIVDASEAVLAAVAAGAGIGMVASFMAESWVKRGDIIPVLSEFAVNRDNITVLWHESRRTNPAVRAFLDWLIEQVCIPQV
- a CDS encoding SDR family oxidoreductase, yielding MPLDLDFQDKRVLVTAGTKGVGKAVVGLLKQLGARVLTTARHAPTECVADAFVAADLTTITGCASVVEAVQAHLGGVDAIIHVAGGSTAPGGGFAALSEEVWQQELNLNLLPAVRLDRALLPGMLAQGGGVIIHVTSIQRKLPLPESTTGYAAAKAALSAYSKSLSKEVSPKGVRVVRVAPGWIETEASVALAERLAQQAGTDYEGGKQIIMNALGGIPLGRPSKPDEVATLIAFLASSHAAAITGTEYVIDGGTLPTV
- a CDS encoding nuclear transport factor 2 family protein; the protein is MPLSLPHPISVYFSISNGADIATIKHCFTADAVVIDEGKIHRGHAAIEAWQRAVQAAFDYSVEPIQVLTKGNRVTVTSNVVGNFPGSPVVLKHAFGLVGDKINTLEIV
- a CDS encoding winged helix-turn-helix transcriptional regulator, producing MSKLYSPETAASGVEHVLRLLEGRWKLIILFHLFDGKVQRYSDFEKLIPGISQKMLAQQLRQLEADGIVSRTVYPQVPPKVEYRLTEWGQALCPALDAMLKWAEKREV